One window from the genome of Candidatus Zixiibacteriota bacterium encodes:
- a CDS encoding YebC/PmpR family DNA-binding transcriptional regulator gives MSGHSKWATIKRKKGKADAERGRMFTKLIKEITVAARQGGGDPDANPRLRTAIGTAKAANMPADNIKKAVQKGTGELPGVNYEEVTYEGYGTAGVAVFISCLTDNRNRTVAEIRHLFSRFNGNLGENGCVAWMFDKTGIIEVNTSVVDEDTLLEIVLEAGATDMSKQGEVYEIVTPPMDLEQIRAAIEAKSIPVASAEVTMIPQNTIKLNEKQAETMLKLYEAIEEHDDVQAVYANFDIADSIMEKLAG, from the coding sequence ATGTCCGGCCATTCAAAATGGGCGACCATAAAGCGTAAAAAAGGTAAAGCCGATGCCGAACGCGGTCGGATGTTTACCAAGTTGATTAAAGAAATAACCGTGGCGGCACGGCAGGGGGGCGGCGATCCCGATGCCAATCCCCGGCTGAGAACCGCTATCGGGACAGCCAAGGCGGCCAATATGCCGGCCGACAATATCAAGAAGGCCGTCCAGAAGGGCACCGGGGAACTGCCCGGGGTTAATTACGAAGAAGTTACTTATGAAGGATATGGCACGGCCGGGGTGGCGGTTTTTATCAGTTGCCTGACCGACAACAGAAATCGAACGGTGGCGGAGATAAGGCACCTGTTCTCAAGGTTCAATGGCAATCTCGGTGAAAACGGCTGTGTGGCCTGGATGTTCGACAAGACCGGTATCATTGAAGTCAACACGTCGGTGGTCGATGAAGACACCCTTCTGGAGATAGTTCTCGAAGCCGGCGCCACCGATATGAGCAAGCAGGGCGAGGTTTACGAAATAGTCACGCCGCCGATGGATCTGGAGCAGATAAGGGCCGCTATCGAGGCCAAATCGATACCGGTTGCATCCGCCGAAGTCACCATGATTCCCCAGAATACTATCAAGCTCAACGAGAAACAGGCGGAAACCATGCTCAAGCTGTACGAGGCAATTGAGGAGCATGACGATGTCCAGGCGGTGTATGCCAATTTCGATATTGCCGACAGTATCATGGAGAAACTGGCGGGATAG
- a CDS encoding PEP-CTERM sorting domain-containing protein has product MKRNARKLVLLLAVMILPIAGMTHPFNGNIPGGGHHNPGSNQQVPPPASWNDAHHDHGTDQSGDDQTGYHGDHDSTVKPATVPEPITLVLFGLGMAGLAVTRRRDILG; this is encoded by the coding sequence ATGAAAAGAAATGCCCGGAAACTGGTCCTGCTATTAGCCGTAATGATTCTCCCGATAGCCGGAATGACCCATCCGTTCAACGGTAACATCCCCGGCGGAGGACATCATAATCCCGGATCCAATCAGCAGGTTCCCCCTCCGGCATCATGGAACGATGCCCACCATGATCATGGAACCGATCAGTCCGGCGATGACCAAACCGGTTATCACGGTGACCATGACAGTACAGTCAAACCGGCAACGGTTCCCGAACCGATTACCCTGGTTCTTTTCGGTCTGGGTATGGCCGGTCTGGCAGTGACGCGTCGTCGCGATATACTCGGTTGA
- a CDS encoding DMT family transporter encodes MAKQGTLYLSLFIATFAVSWAAILIKLAGAEALPTAFYRMAFSSVLLALPALPGIRRTLGSLSRRQLILLVISGLVLGLHFTVWVTSLFYTTISNSTILVATQPIWVLILEVVFLREKIKPRSIIGMAVAIVGMIIISRGDFSLGREFIIGDLLALAGAVFAGLYLFIGRQLRANMSNLGYVFPVYTIAAVTLLIISLFYRLNLISYPAQTWFIFLLLALIPTLVGHTMYNWLLKYVSAHLVATTILGEPIGATILAIFFFDQIPGWWTLIGGILILAGIFIVLKRKKETRVIIPE; translated from the coding sequence ATGGCAAAACAAGGAACTTTATATCTCTCTCTTTTTATTGCCACCTTCGCGGTTTCATGGGCCGCCATCCTGATCAAGCTGGCCGGCGCTGAAGCCCTTCCGACCGCCTTCTATCGTATGGCTTTTTCCTCGGTTCTGCTGGCCCTCCCCGCCCTCCCCGGAATCCGCCGGACCCTCGGTTCCCTGTCCCGTCGCCAATTAATCCTGCTGGTCATTTCCGGATTGGTCCTGGGACTCCATTTTACCGTTTGGGTGACCTCGCTGTTCTATACCACCATTTCCAATTCGACCATCCTCGTGGCCACCCAGCCGATCTGGGTGCTGATTCTCGAGGTTGTTTTCCTCCGGGAAAAAATCAAACCCCGGTCAATCATCGGTATGGCTGTGGCCATCGTCGGCATGATAATTATTTCCCGGGGCGATTTCAGTCTCGGCCGTGAATTCATTATCGGCGATCTGCTGGCTCTGGCCGGGGCTGTCTTTGCCGGATTGTACCTTTTCATCGGCCGTCAACTGCGGGCCAATATGTCCAATCTCGGTTACGTTTTCCCGGTCTATACCATCGCCGCGGTCACCCTGTTGATAATATCCCTCTTTTACAGGCTTAACCTGATTTCTTACCCGGCCCAAACCTGGTTTATCTTTTTGCTTCTGGCCCTGATTCCCACCCTGGTCGGCCATACCATGTATAACTGGCTGTTAAAATATGTCTCGGCCCATCTCGTGGCCACTACCATTCTCGGCGAACCGATCGGCGCCACCATCCTGGCCATTTTCTTTTTCGATCAGATTCCCGGCTGGTGGACCCTGATCGGCGGGATACTGATTCTTGCCGGTATCTTTATCGTCCTTAAACGAAAAAAAGAAACCCGGGTGATTATCCCGGAATAG
- a CDS encoding OmpA family protein: MSEEEPKKQPVIVVKKKGGHGGHHGGAWKVAYADFVTAMMAFFLVMWLVAQSDAVKQAVQAYFQDPAGFMKGQGKNILKGGESPVESFKNSKPNVATRLEQERESLSNAGERIQSAILNSAELQSLKDFVEIEMIPEGLRIQLIESDKKESHFFDLGSARLKDKAALLLKAIAQELGQLPNYIVVEGHTDSKPYNGTNNYTNWELSADRANSARKLMDESGLRRDQIVEIRGNADRIPKIASDPLDPRNRRVAIIVLNDDAAARYAAN, translated from the coding sequence ATGAGCGAAGAAGAACCCAAAAAACAACCGGTCATTGTCGTCAAGAAAAAGGGCGGCCATGGCGGGCATCACGGCGGTGCCTGGAAAGTGGCCTATGCCGATTTTGTCACGGCCATGATGGCGTTCTTTTTGGTGATGTGGCTGGTGGCCCAGTCCGATGCGGTCAAACAGGCGGTTCAGGCCTATTTCCAGGATCCGGCCGGATTCATGAAGGGGCAGGGTAAAAATATCCTTAAAGGCGGTGAATCGCCGGTCGAGAGTTTTAAAAACAGCAAACCGAACGTGGCTACCAGGCTGGAGCAGGAACGGGAATCCCTGTCAAATGCCGGTGAGCGAATCCAATCAGCCATTTTGAACAGCGCCGAATTGCAGAGTCTTAAAGATTTCGTTGAGATCGAAATGATTCCCGAAGGATTGCGGATTCAGTTGATTGAATCGGATAAAAAAGAAAGCCACTTTTTTGATCTGGGGAGCGCCCGGCTCAAGGATAAGGCGGCACTTCTTTTGAAAGCCATTGCCCAGGAACTCGGCCAACTGCCCAATTATATTGTAGTCGAGGGACATACCGACAGCAAACCATATAACGGCACCAACAATTATACCAACTGGGAACTTTCGGCCGACCGGGCCAACAGCGCCCGCAAACTGATGGACGAGTCCGGGTTAAGGCGTGACCAGATTGTCGAAATTCGCGGTAATGCCGACCGGATCCCCAAAATCGCCTCCGATCCCCTGGACCCGCGTAACCGGCGGGTTGCCATTATTGTTCTCAACGATGATGCGGCCGCCCGATATGCGGCGAACTGA
- the ruvB gene encoding Holliday junction branch migration DNA helicase RuvB: protein MTRERIVSGEIISPEEESFILSLRPKLLDEYIGQKKLKEKLKVSVEAARRRGEACEHTLFYGPPGLGKTTLAHIIANEMGSRLVATSGPSLSRTGDLMGILTNLSEGDVLFIDEIHRLSPAIEEFIYPAMEDFKVDFVVDKGAFAKVINIPLKRFTLIGATTRAGLLSPPLRDRFGLYYHIDFYPPEELREIIIRSAGLLEVTIDAESAGEIARRARGTPRVANRLLRRVRDFVTVKSDGIITPELACRALDAEGIDSIGLDNLDRKFLRVIVEYYKGGPVGIEALGATLNEEVDTLVDVVEPYLLKIGYLQRTRRGRMVSREAVKHLGLKTDKTDQPNLFE, encoded by the coding sequence ATGACGCGCGAACGGATAGTTTCCGGGGAGATCATTTCTCCCGAGGAAGAATCTTTTATTCTTTCTCTTCGACCGAAGCTGCTGGATGAGTACATCGGGCAGAAGAAACTAAAGGAAAAACTCAAGGTTTCGGTGGAGGCCGCCCGGAGACGGGGTGAGGCCTGCGAGCATACCCTGTTTTACGGGCCGCCGGGCCTGGGTAAAACGACCCTGGCACATATTATCGCCAACGAGATGGGGAGCCGCCTGGTGGCCACCTCGGGACCATCACTCAGCCGGACCGGTGATTTGATGGGGATTTTGACCAACCTGTCGGAAGGCGATGTCTTGTTTATCGATGAGATTCACCGTCTCTCGCCGGCCATCGAGGAGTTTATTTATCCGGCCATGGAGGATTTCAAGGTCGATTTCGTGGTGGACAAGGGAGCTTTCGCCAAAGTTATCAATATTCCTCTCAAACGGTTCACCCTGATCGGGGCGACCACGCGGGCCGGGTTGCTTTCGCCGCCGCTCCGGGACCGGTTCGGGTTGTACTATCATATCGATTTCTATCCGCCCGAGGAACTCCGGGAAATAATAATCCGTTCGGCGGGATTACTCGAGGTGACGATCGATGCGGAATCGGCCGGGGAAATTGCCCGCCGGGCGCGCGGAACACCACGGGTGGCCAACCGTCTGCTCCGAAGGGTGCGCGATTTCGTGACGGTCAAGAGCGACGGGATTATAACCCCGGAGCTGGCCTGCCGGGCGCTCGATGCCGAGGGGATCGACAGCATCGGGCTTGATAATCTTGACCGCAAATTCCTTCGGGTGATTGTCGAGTACTATAAAGGCGGCCCGGTCGGAATCGAGGCGCTGGGGGCAACACTCAACGAGGAAGTCGATACGCTGGTCGATGTGGTTGAGCCGTACCTGCTCAAAATCGGGTATCTCCAGAGAACCAGGCGGGGACGGATGGTTTCCCGTGAGGCCGTCAAGCATCTCGGTCTGAAAACAGACAAGACCGATCAACCCAACCTGTTCGAATAA
- a CDS encoding GatB/YqeY domain-containing protein encodes MSLLKKIDDDLIKALKAREQDKVTLLRGLKSDIKYKNIEKGEELTDDDIVGVLSAAAKRRRDSIEQFRAGNRMDLVEKESTELELIRQYLPQQLSEDKLREIIRESIRITGADSPAKMGLVMKDLMPKVKGQADGKLVNQLVRDLLSGGGN; translated from the coding sequence ATGTCGCTCTTGAAAAAAATTGACGACGATTTAATTAAAGCCCTGAAGGCCCGTGAGCAGGATAAAGTCACTCTCCTTCGGGGCTTAAAATCTGATATTAAGTATAAGAATATCGAAAAGGGTGAGGAACTGACCGACGATGATATCGTCGGGGTGTTATCGGCCGCGGCCAAAAGACGCAGGGACTCGATCGAGCAATTCCGCGCCGGCAACCGTATGGACCTGGTTGAAAAAGAATCGACCGAACTGGAACTCATCCGGCAATATCTCCCCCAGCAACTTTCCGAGGATAAACTCAGGGAAATAATCCGGGAATCTATCAGGATTACCGGTGCGGACTCCCCGGCCAAGATGGGTCTGGTCATGAAAGACCTGATGCCCAAAGTCAAGGGCCAGGCTGATGGCAAACTGGTCAATCAACTGGTGCGCGACCTGTTGTCCGGGGGCGGTAACTGA
- the rpsU gene encoding 30S ribosomal protein S21 produces MTGVRVRDDESFERALRRFNKFCEKTGILSDIKKRQHFEKPSERRKRKLNAARRKMRKLQKTDE; encoded by the coding sequence ATGACGGGTGTTAGGGTTCGTGATGATGAATCATTCGAAAGAGCCCTGCGCCGCTTCAATAAGTTTTGTGAGAAAACCGGCATTCTCTCAGATATTAAGAAGCGTCAGCACTTCGAAAAACCGTCTGAACGACGGAAACGAAAGCTGAATGCGGCTCGCCGCAAAATGCGCAAGCTTCAAAAGACAGATGAGTAA
- the ruvC gene encoding crossover junction endodeoxyribonuclease RuvC: protein MVILGIDPGLHITGYGVIESCDSKPRVLEAGVIKTGRNVEFEAKLDEIFAETGKIIKQFQPDYIAVEELYSHYAHPKTAIIMGHARGVVFLQAARNKLPVVSYASTRIKKSLTGNGRASKMQVQRMIRSTLGLEREVESADTADALAAALCHHNALLGR from the coding sequence ATGGTTATTTTGGGTATTGACCCCGGTTTGCATATTACCGGATACGGTGTTATTGAATCCTGTGACTCCAAGCCCCGGGTGCTTGAAGCGGGGGTGATAAAGACCGGCCGCAATGTTGAATTCGAAGCGAAACTGGATGAAATTTTCGCGGAAACAGGTAAGATTATCAAGCAATTCCAGCCCGATTATATTGCGGTCGAAGAGCTTTATTCCCATTATGCCCACCCCAAAACGGCTATTATCATGGGTCATGCAAGGGGGGTGGTTTTTCTTCAGGCCGCAAGGAATAAACTGCCGGTGGTATCGTACGCCTCGACCCGAATAAAAAAGTCACTGACCGGGAACGGCCGGGCCAGCAAGATGCAGGTGCAGAGAATGATCCGCTCCACCCTGGGTTTAGAGCGGGAGGTGGAATCGGCCGACACCGCCGATGCCCTGGCGGCGGCCCTGTGTCATCATAACGCTCTGCTGGGAAGATGA
- a CDS encoding DMT family transporter yields MSIYLLVAVLFWGFSYIAIKNSLNYLTPVELIASRFILGAATLLVIIKLKGFSLKWKGQFKTLLLSAAILFLHFWVMATGMITTTATNTAWILTTAPIFIAVLSFILLREPISRMQIIGIGLATAGVVFLVSGGDLGSLDWISSTGDWIVLGSCVTWAFYTIVTRKLTRHLHPLVATFWMIALAGAVIVPYSLISSGILVYDMPVDGIISVVFLGVGCLAISFWAWSEGLAKKPAAEVGIYLYIEPIFAMLGAVVLLREDITIGIISGAVMIMAAVYISERFGRSGKPVQL; encoded by the coding sequence ATGTCGATATATTTGCTTGTGGCGGTATTATTCTGGGGGTTTTCCTATATCGCCATTAAAAACTCACTTAATTATCTTACCCCGGTGGAATTGATCGCCTCCCGTTTTATTCTCGGGGCCGCCACCCTGCTGGTGATAATCAAGCTTAAAGGTTTCTCGCTGAAATGGAAGGGTCAGTTTAAAACCCTGTTGTTGTCGGCGGCAATATTATTTCTTCATTTCTGGGTAATGGCGACCGGGATGATAACCACAACCGCGACCAATACCGCCTGGATATTAACCACGGCCCCGATATTTATTGCTGTTTTGTCGTTTATATTGCTCAGGGAACCGATCTCCCGGATGCAGATAATCGGGATAGGTTTGGCCACGGCCGGAGTGGTTTTTCTGGTTTCCGGGGGCGATCTGGGTTCGCTCGACTGGATCTCCTCGACCGGCGACTGGATTGTCCTGGGCAGTTGCGTAACATGGGCCTTTTACACCATAGTCACCCGAAAATTGACCCGCCATCTCCATCCTTTGGTAGCCACTTTCTGGATGATTGCTCTGGCCGGGGCGGTGATTGTGCCGTACAGTCTTATCTCCAGCGGGATCCTGGTCTATGATATGCCGGTTGATGGGATAATCTCGGTGGTTTTTCTGGGTGTCGGTTGTCTGGCTATTTCGTTCTGGGCCTGGTCGGAAGGGCTGGCGAAAAAACCGGCCGCGGAAGTCGGGATTTATTTGTACATCGAGCCGATATTCGCCATGCTTGGTGCGGTTGTTCTTCTTCGGGAAGATATAACCATAGGGATTATCTCCGGGGCGGTCATGATTATGGCGGCGGTCTATATTTCCGAAAGATTCGGCAGATCCGGGAAGCCGGTCCAATTATAA
- a CDS encoding L,D-transpeptidase family protein, which produces MRRTIFIGIIIFGVFSVSDCFGNGGLYGALSDRVRENLRDRIEAAGTPPEIEVTEELIYASVMLPGFYERRSYFPAWSDDNGPLPAVDSLVEVLNRADREGLRSSDYHLKKITEIIEDIRSGRRLSPVSLPRYLADLDLLLTDTFMTYGSHLLKGRVNPQTIDPEWFANIREIDLAITLDSALAGNRIGEALKALLPPQAGYYSMRRALAGYRMLAVAGGWENIPDGPKMQLGDRGERINRLRHRLAASGDLKDSNRGDGDLFDESLKEAVIQFQRRNGLEPDGVVGKETLVTLNIPVEKRIEQIILNMERWRWLPQDLGRRHIIINIANYELDVYESDSVVLPMRVIVGKDYRRTPVFSDKITYMVVNPYWNVPFNIAVSDILPMVKKDPEYLTQQNMKLFQGHGSDRQEIDYRRVDWSGIDKHNFDYWIRQEPGPMNALGRIKFMFPNKFNVYLHDTPARELFSKTIWSFSSGCIRIEKPMELAEYLLRGDLQWNREKLLAAIDMKVEKTIRVPEPVPIHLLYWTAWASPDGTINFRKDIYNRDAVLEEALTEHPPEADQG; this is translated from the coding sequence ATGCGAAGGACGATATTTATCGGTATTATTATATTCGGCGTTTTTTCCGTCAGCGACTGCTTTGGCAATGGCGGGCTATATGGGGCTCTTTCGGACAGAGTCCGGGAGAATCTGCGTGACCGGATCGAAGCGGCCGGGACACCGCCCGAAATCGAGGTGACCGAGGAATTGATTTATGCATCGGTGATGTTGCCCGGTTTCTATGAACGGCGCAGTTATTTTCCGGCCTGGAGCGATGACAATGGGCCACTGCCCGCGGTCGATTCCCTGGTCGAGGTCCTAAACCGGGCCGACCGGGAAGGTTTACGTTCGTCCGATTATCATCTAAAAAAAATAACGGAAATTATCGAGGACATCAGGAGCGGCCGCCGGTTATCTCCGGTTTCTTTGCCTCGCTATCTGGCGGATCTGGATTTACTTCTGACGGATACTTTTATGACTTACGGCTCACATCTGTTGAAAGGCCGGGTGAATCCCCAGACTATAGATCCGGAATGGTTTGCCAATATTCGCGAGATCGATCTGGCAATCACCCTTGATAGCGCCTTGGCGGGCAATAGAATAGGCGAGGCATTAAAAGCGTTACTACCCCCTCAGGCGGGATATTATTCTATGCGCCGGGCATTGGCCGGATACCGGATGCTGGCGGTAGCCGGAGGCTGGGAGAATATTCCGGATGGCCCCAAAATGCAGCTGGGCGACCGGGGAGAGAGAATCAACCGGTTACGACACCGTCTGGCGGCCTCGGGTGACCTCAAGGACAGCAATCGGGGCGATGGCGATTTATTCGATGAGAGTTTAAAGGAGGCGGTCATTCAATTCCAGAGAAGAAATGGATTGGAGCCGGATGGCGTGGTCGGCAAGGAAACCCTGGTGACACTGAATATCCCGGTGGAAAAACGGATTGAGCAGATAATTCTCAATATGGAGCGCTGGCGATGGCTGCCCCAGGATCTGGGACGAAGGCATATTATTATCAATATCGCCAATTATGAACTCGATGTTTATGAGAGCGATAGTGTGGTTCTTCCCATGCGGGTTATTGTCGGGAAAGACTATCGCCGGACGCCGGTATTCAGCGACAAAATTACTTATATGGTGGTCAACCCGTACTGGAATGTCCCTTTTAATATCGCCGTCAGTGATATTCTTCCGATGGTTAAAAAAGACCCGGAATACCTGACTCAGCAAAATATGAAGCTGTTTCAGGGACATGGCTCGGACAGGCAGGAAATTGATTACCGCCGGGTGGATTGGTCCGGGATCGACAAGCACAATTTCGATTACTGGATTCGGCAGGAGCCGGGACCAATGAATGCCCTGGGCAGAATAAAATTCATGTTTCCCAACAAATTTAATGTTTATCTTCATGATACCCCCGCCCGTGAGCTGTTCTCCAAAACAATTTGGAGTTTCAGCTCGGGGTGTATCCGGATCGAGAAACCAATGGAACTGGCGGAATACCTTCTCCGGGGAGATCTGCAATGGAACCGGGAAAAATTGCTGGCCGCTATCGATATGAAGGTCGAAAAGACAATTCGCGTCCCCGAACCGGTTCCGATTCATCTTCTTTACTGGACGGCCTGGGCCTCGCCGGACGGGACCATCAATTTCCGAAAGGATATTTATAACCGGGATGCGGTCCTTGAGGAGGCCCTGACCGAACATCCACCGGAGGCGGACCAGGGGTAA
- the motA gene encoding flagellar motor stator protein MotA: MLAIIGLIVVLGSVIAGYMMEEGHLLVLFQPAEFLIIGGAALGSLLTATPVKMMKKMISQLLGIFGSGPTSKDYTDLLVMMYELFNVARKDGLVGLESHIERPQESSVLTKYPKFLKNEHALHFLSDTMRLIIMGGIPEHDLEAMLDLDLELHHEENIKPSSELTTVADSLPGLGIVAAVLGVVITMGAIGGPPEEIGHKVGAALVGTFLGILLSYGVVGPLARNIGHMSETEAKYYICLKQGLLAFHKGFAASIAVEFARRIVPNEVRPEFVEVEEACRAAKTK, from the coding sequence ATGTTAGCAATCATCGGATTAATCGTCGTGCTGGGCTCAGTAATCGCGGGGTATATGATGGAGGAGGGCCATCTGCTGGTCCTTTTTCAGCCGGCGGAATTCCTTATTATCGGCGGGGCCGCACTGGGATCTCTTTTAACGGCGACGCCGGTGAAAATGATGAAGAAAATGATCTCCCAGTTATTGGGGATTTTCGGTTCCGGTCCCACCAGTAAAGACTATACCGATCTGCTGGTGATGATGTATGAGTTATTCAATGTGGCTCGAAAAGACGGCTTGGTCGGACTGGAATCCCATATCGAACGTCCGCAGGAAAGCTCGGTTCTGACGAAGTACCCGAAATTTTTGAAAAATGAGCACGCCCTGCATTTTCTCTCGGACACCATGCGTCTGATCATCATGGGCGGTATCCCGGAACATGATCTGGAAGCTATGCTGGATCTGGACCTGGAACTTCATCATGAGGAAAACATCAAACCGTCCAGCGAGCTGACGACGGTGGCCGATTCCCTTCCCGGTCTGGGTATTGTCGCGGCCGTTCTAGGGGTGGTTATCACCATGGGCGCCATCGGAGGTCCGCCGGAGGAAATCGGTCATAAAGTCGGGGCGGCCCTGGTCGGGACTTTTCTGGGTATTCTGTTATCCTACGGGGTGGTGGGACCTCTAGCCCGGAATATCGGTCATATGAGTGAAACCGAGGCCAAGTATTATATCTGTCTCAAGCAGGGACTTCTGGCCTTCCATAAAGGTTTTGCGGCTTCGATCGCGGTCGAGTTCGCGCGGCGGATTGTGCCCAATGAGGTTCGCCCGGAATTTGTTGAGGTGGAAGAAGCCTGCCGCGCCGCGAAAACCAAATAA
- a CDS encoding HIT domain-containing protein, with protein sequence MKCPFCEIIEKKKPARVFFEDETVIVFADIFPKAEIHLLVCPRIHYERLAELPENLLLRLLDTIKTIAAQLGLENNFRLVLNNGAAAGQIIEHIHFHFLSNAGGVKLKFKSSI encoded by the coding sequence ATGAAATGTCCGTTTTGTGAGATAATCGAAAAGAAAAAACCGGCCCGGGTCTTTTTCGAGGATGAGACGGTGATCGTCTTTGCTGATATCTTCCCCAAAGCCGAAATTCATCTTCTGGTTTGCCCCAGGATCCACTATGAAAGGCTGGCGGAATTACCTGAAAATCTACTTTTAAGGCTTCTGGATACCATAAAAACCATCGCCGCCCAGCTTGGTCTGGAAAATAACTTTCGTCTGGTATTAAATAATGGCGCGGCCGCCGGCCAGATTATCGAACATATCCATTTTCATTTCTTGTCCAATGCCGGGGGGGTAAAGCTTAAGTTTAAATCTTCGATCTAA